GCTCGTCATCCGGGTCACCCACGGGTCACGCACCTCCGACTCCGCGGTGCTGTCGGCCAGCATCCGCGCGAACGCCCGGTACGTGTTGCCGCCGAAGACCATCCGCTGCTCTTCGCTGTACTGGGCGAGGCGATGGTCGAGCAGCTCGGGGCCTTGCTTGCCCCAGTAACCGGTCCAGTCGCCGCCGGCGGCGCCGAAGCCGTCGAGGCTGGAAAAGACGTCGAACGTGTACGTGGCTGCCATGGTGCTCTCCTCGACTGCGGTTGATCGGCTGTGAGGGGTAAGACCGGGGACCGCGGCGAAACTCATCGCCGCGGTCAGGCCCGACCCGGTGGCCCCTCCACCTGCGCGGCCAACTTCTTGGGCGCGAGGACGCGGTAGCTTTCGGTGAGAAGCTCGCCGACCTCGTCCCAGTCGACGCGCCCGTCGAGGACCATGCCGACGACGTCCGCGCCCCACCCGGGCTTGAAGAACGGGTGGCCGCTGGCGACCAGGCCGTCGATCTCGTCGCCGGGCGACCGGAACGTCAGCATGCAGGTGGGGCTGCCGGTCGCGGCGGCACGCGCATACGCCATCTGGTGGTCGGGGTCGGCGGTGAGCACGTGGGCGAACGTGCGCTTGCGGATGCGCCAGCGGATGCCGACCCAGGCCGGCTCCTCGTAGGTCTCCGGCAGGCCGAGACAGATCGGCCGGAGCATGTCGAGGATCTCGGGTGGCACGTCTGCGGGGCCGGTCATGTTTCGGACGCTAGCCGGACCGTCCGACATTCACGCGGTGTTTGCCGCGATGGCGGCGGCTACGACGGGGTCGCGGCGAGAAACTGGGTCGCGGCAAGCTCCGCGTAGAGGGCATCGGCCGAGACGAGCTGTGCGTGCGTGCCGACCGCGCGCACCTCGCCGGCGTCCATCACGACGATGCGGTCGGCCGACGTCACGGTCGACAGCCGGTGCGCGACCACCAGCACCGTGGTGGTGTGCGCGACGTCGGCGATGGTGTCGCGCAGCGCCGCCTCATTGACGGCGTCGAGCTGCGAGGTTGCCTCGTCGAGCAGGAGCAGCCTCGGCCGGCGCAGCAGCGCGCGGGCTATCGCGACCCGCTGCCGTTCGCCGCCGGAGAGCTTGGTGCCGCGGTGCCCGACCTGGGTCTCGAGCCCGTCGGGCAGCCGGGCCACGAGGCGGTCGAGCCGGGCGGTGCGCAGCACCTCGACGAGCTCATCCTCGCCGGCCCACTGCGCACCGAGCAGCAGGTTTTCGCGCAGCGATCCGGAGAGCACCGGCGCGTCCTGCTCGACGTACCCGATGGTGGCCCGCAGCCCCGCGATCGACCACTCGCGTACGTCGATGCCGTCGACGAGCACCTCGCCGCCGTCGGCTTCGTAGAACCGCTCGATGAGGGAGAAGATCGTGGTCTTGCCGGCGCCGGACGGCCCGACGAACGCGGTCATGCCGCCGGCCGGGACGTGGAAGCTGACGCCGCGATGTACCTCGGGAAGCTCCTCCCGGTACCGGAATCGGACGTCGACGAACGTGACGGTGGCCGGCGCGGCACCGGCGACCGGCGGCTCGGCCGGCGGGCCGGTCGGCTCCACCGGCATGCCGTGCGCCTGCTGGATGCGGGCCACCGCGGCGGCGCCGACCTGGTACTGCGTGACCGCCGAGACGAGCTGGTTGACCGGGGCCATCAGGTAGAAGACGTACAGCAGGAACGCGATGAGCGTGCCGATGTCGACGCTGCCGGACGCCACCCGCGCACCGCCGGTGCCGAGCACCGCCAGGAACGCCACCTGCGCGGCGAGCCCGGCGGTGTTGCCGGCCACCGCGCCCCACTTGGCCGCGCGGACGCTGGCCCGCCACGCCTCGCCGGCCGCCTCGACGGCGCGGCGTTGCTCGTGCTCCTCGGCGCCGGAGGCCTTGACCGTGCGGAAGGCGCCGAACATCCGCTCCAGCGCCGCCCCGATCACGCCGATCGACTCCTGCGCCCGGCGGGCGGCCCGGTTGATGCGGGGGACGACGAGGCCGATCACGACGCCCGCGGCGAGGAGCGCACCGAGCGTAACGCCGAGCAGCACCGCGTCGAGCAGCGCCATCATCACCACCGTGGCCACTAGCGTGATGAGGCTTGTCGCGCCGCCGACGAGGGAGTTGGTGGTCACCTCGCGCAGCAGCGTGGTATCGGCGGTCACGCGCGACATCAGGTCGCCCGGCTCGGTGCTCTCCACCACGCCGAGGCGCAGCCGCAGCAGCCGCGCCACAAGCCCGCGCCGGGCGGTCAGGACCACCGACTCGGCGGTGCGCCGTAGCACGTACGTGCCGAGCGCGCCGATCGCCGCGTTGGCCACCACCAGCACCGTCATCAGCGCCAGCACGGCCGCGACCGGGCGGCCGGCGGTCAGGTCGTCGATCAGCTCGCGGACCACCAGCGGCAGCGCCAACCCGGTCGCCCCGGTCACCAGGCTGAGCAGGCCGCCGCCCACCAGAGCCAGGACGTGCGGCCGGATGAACGAGAGCATGACCCGCCAGGGCGGAACGTCGGCGCGCACGGGGACATCGGCAGCCACGTCGTTCACCGTCCACACGGTACTGCGCGACGGCGAACAACCGTCATTGATCGGGCTTGGAACAATGACGGCCTCCGATGCGGTTCGACCACAGGAGGCGGACTCCGATGACGATCGCTCTGACGCCCGGCCAGACGATGGCGCTGACGGGGGCGCGTGGCAAGCCGGCGCGGGTCCGGATGGGCCTTGGCTGGACCTCGACCAGGGGACGGGTCGACCTGGACGCGTCGGTCCTGCTGTACTCCGCCGACGGCACGCTGGTCGACCAGGTGTGGTACGGCCAGCTGGCCAGCACGGACGGGTCGGTGGCGCACACCGGCGACAACATCACCGGCGAGGGCGAGGGTGATCTGGAGTCGATCCGGGTCGACCTTTCCCAGCTGCCGGAGGCGGTCAGCACCCTGGTGTTCACCGTGAACTCGTACAGCGGGCAGCGGTTCTCCGTGGTCAGCGACGCCTACTGCCGGCTTGTCGACGAGACGTACGGCGACGAGGAGCTGGGGTCATTCAACCTCAGCGCCTCCGGTCCGCACACGGCCCAGATCATGGCCAAGCTCACCCGGGACGGCACGGCGTGGACCATGACCGCGATCGGCCGCCCGGCCGGCGGGAAGCGGTACGACGACCTGCTCACCGTGGTGGCCGGCTGCCTCGGCGTCGTGGGCCCGGCAAGCGACCTGGCGTCCGCGCGGGACCACGATGTGGCGCCCGTCCGGACGGGCCCGAGCCGGGCGGCGGTGGTCGTCATCGTGGTCGTGCTGGCCCTGGCCGTGCTCGTCGCGGCGACGCAGCTGAGATAACCGGAGGCGACCGGGTGCAACCCTCCCGCACGGCCGGTCGTGTCTGGGATACGTGGGGAGGGCAGATGCGCGACGCGGACGGCTTCGACGAGTTCTACCGGGCGACGTCGGCTCGGATGCTGCGCTACGGGTTCGCCCTGACCGGTGACCTGCCCGAGGCGCAGGACCTTGTGCAGGAGGCATACATCCGGGCCTGGCAGCGGTGGCGGCGGCTCGCCGAGTACGACAACACCGAGGCATGGGTACGGCTGGTGCTGACCCGGCTCGCCACCGACAGCTGGCGGGGCCTGCGCAACCGGCGGGTGGCCCTGCGCCGCGCCGGTCCGCCCGGCGACGCCCCGGCGCCCAGCGAAGACACAGTGCTGCTGGTCAGCGCGCTGCGGCGCCTGCCCGCCGCCCAGCGCCGGGCGGTCGCGCTGCACTACCTGTGCGACATGTCGGTGGCCGAGATCGCGGTCGAGACGGGGTCGTCCACCGGGACGGTCAAGTCCTGGCTGTCCCGCGGGCGGACGGGCCTCGCCGCCGTACTCGATGATCTGATGACGGAGGCGAACGATGTCGCCTGACCTGGATCGGATGTTCTCCGCGCTGCGAGCGGACGCCGACCGCGCCGGCCTGTCCGGGCCGGACGGGCTGCGCCAGCGCGGCAACCAGCGCACCCGGCGGCGCGCGATCGCCGGCCTGGTCGCGGTCGCGGTGCTGGTCGGCGGCGTCTCGATCGGCACCCGTCAACTGCTCGCCGGCCCGGTCGCACCGGCCCCCGAGCCCGGCCACACCATCACCCCGGCGCCCTCGCCCACCCTGCCGCCCCCGGTCCCGCTGGTCCCGCAGGAGACCTACCCCGTCGGCTCGCCGGTGCCGATGCCGGCCGGCTGCGACGACGTTACGGTCTATCCGTACGACGGCGATGCGCCCGCAGGAAAGGCGCTGCCCGCCTCGATGATGCTGCGCGCGAGCGACTGGGGAAAGTGCTACGCGATGACCCACGACCTCGCCGGCTACGCGGCGTGGGAGCCGGCCAAGCATTCCAGGTCATTCCCGGCCCTGTGCCGCCCGAACGAGCAGTACGGCTCCGCCGCGAACCGGGTAGCCGGCCGGTTCCGGCACTTCAACGCCGGCCCGGAGGTCGGCGGCTTCACGTCCGTCACCCGGTACCGGGCCGGCGGCGCCGACGCGTACCTGGACGAGGTGCGGGCACGGGTCGCGCAGTGCGCCAGGTACACGATCGAACCGGACAACCAGGTGACCTGGCGCGCGCAGATCGCCGAACGCGACTTCACCGGTGACGAGAGCCTGCTCGTCTACGTGGGCACCGGCACCGCCGCCGAACCGGGCTACCCCGGCTGGTGGGTGGGGATCGCCCGGGTCGGCGACCTCGTCATCGCCGTGCAACCCAACTCCGACCTGGGCGGGAGCCGCAGCTTGACGAAGACGATGACCCGCAAGGCCGTGCAGCGAGCGACCTGACTCGCTGGAAGTGCCGCTGGCGATAGCATGCTCGCGAGGAGGGCTCGCGATGACTGACGTCGATCCGGCGGCACACAGCCTTGATGTGCCCGGCGCCCGGTTGTACTACGAGCGCCGGGGTTCCGGGCCCTTACTGCTCCTGCTCGGCTCTCCAATGGACAGTGCCCGCTTCGCCGGGCTCGCCCGGGCGCTGGCCGACCGGCACACCGTCGTGACGTACGACCCGCGCGGGATCGGCAACAGCACCCGCGAGGACGCCACGTCGGACCTGACGCCGGAGCAGCAGGCCGACGACGTGCGCCGGCTGCTGGAGGCCCTCGACGGCGGGCCGGTCGACGTCTTCGCCAGCAGCGGCGGCGCGGTCGTCGGCCTCGCTCTCGTCACCGCCCACCCCGACCTCGTCCGGACGCTGGTGGCCCACGAGCCGCCGGTGGTCGACGTGCTGGCCGACCGCGCGCAGGTGCACGCCCAGGTCGAACACATCTACGACACGTACCGCACGCACGGGCCGGAGCGGGCCAAGGCGATGCACGTGTACATGGTGCACGCCGGCGTGGCCGCGCCCCCGACCACGCGGACGAGCACACCGCCCCGTGAACCGTCCACGGAGGAGCGAGACCGAAAGCGCGCCAAGACCCACGTCTACTACGCGCACCTGTTGCGCCCGACCACCCGCTACCGGCCGGACATCGAGAAGCTGTGCGCGGCGTCGACGCGCATCGTCATCGGGTGCGGCGCCACCTCCAAGGGGCAGCTGGCCAGCCGCGCGGCGGTCGCCCTGGCCGCCCGGCTCGGCGTGAGCCCGGTCGAGTTTCCCGGCGACCACCTGGGCTTCGTCCCCCTGCCGGAGGAATGCGCCGAGGTGCTGCACCACGTCCTCCAGGAAACCCCCTGAGCCGCTTCCTTTATGCTTCCTGGCCACGCCACACTGTGATCGCGGATCTGCGAGGTGGTTGATGTCCACGGACACTCCCGAGGTCGCCCAGCTGCTGGCCGACGACGGGTTCGCTGGACGGCTGGCCGAGCTGGCCGGCTCGCTCGGCCGCGACCCGGGCCAGGTGACCGCCGAGGCCGCCGGCTACCTGCGCGAGATGGGCGCGATGCACAGCGCGCGGGCGATGAGCGCCTGGTCGAGGTTTGCCACCTGGATG
This genomic stretch from Phytohabitans houttuyneae harbors:
- a CDS encoding MmcQ/YjbR family DNA-binding protein; the encoded protein is MTGPADVPPEILDMLRPICLGLPETYEEPAWVGIRWRIRKRTFAHVLTADPDHQMAYARAAATGSPTCMLTFRSPGDEIDGLVASGHPFFKPGWGADVVGMVLDGRVDWDEVGELLTESYRVLAPKKLAAQVEGPPGRA
- a CDS encoding ABC transporter ATP-binding protein; amino-acid sequence: MNDVAADVPVRADVPPWRVMLSFIRPHVLALVGGGLLSLVTGATGLALPLVVRELIDDLTAGRPVAAVLALMTVLVVANAAIGALGTYVLRRTAESVVLTARRGLVARLLRLRLGVVESTEPGDLMSRVTADTTLLREVTTNSLVGGATSLITLVATVVMMALLDAVLLGVTLGALLAAGVVIGLVVPRINRAARRAQESIGVIGAALERMFGAFRTVKASGAEEHEQRRAVEAAGEAWRASVRAAKWGAVAGNTAGLAAQVAFLAVLGTGGARVASGSVDIGTLIAFLLYVFYLMAPVNQLVSAVTQYQVGAAAVARIQQAHGMPVEPTGPPAEPPVAGAAPATVTFVDVRFRYREELPEVHRGVSFHVPAGGMTAFVGPSGAGKTTIFSLIERFYEADGGEVLVDGIDVREWSIAGLRATIGYVEQDAPVLSGSLRENLLLGAQWAGEDELVEVLRTARLDRLVARLPDGLETQVGHRGTKLSGGERQRVAIARALLRRPRLLLLDEATSQLDAVNEAALRDTIADVAHTTTVLVVAHRLSTVTSADRIVVMDAGEVRAVGTHAQLVSADALYAELAATQFLAATPS
- a CDS encoding TerD family protein — protein: MTIALTPGQTMALTGARGKPARVRMGLGWTSTRGRVDLDASVLLYSADGTLVDQVWYGQLASTDGSVAHTGDNITGEGEGDLESIRVDLSQLPEAVSTLVFTVNSYSGQRFSVVSDAYCRLVDETYGDEELGSFNLSASGPHTAQIMAKLTRDGTAWTMTAIGRPAGGKRYDDLLTVVAGCLGVVGPASDLASARDHDVAPVRTGPSRAAVVVIVVVLALAVLVAATQLR
- a CDS encoding SigE family RNA polymerase sigma factor codes for the protein MRDADGFDEFYRATSARMLRYGFALTGDLPEAQDLVQEAYIRAWQRWRRLAEYDNTEAWVRLVLTRLATDSWRGLRNRRVALRRAGPPGDAPAPSEDTVLLVSALRRLPAAQRRAVALHYLCDMSVAEIAVETGSSTGTVKSWLSRGRTGLAAVLDDLMTEANDVA
- a CDS encoding alpha/beta fold hydrolase, with translation MTDVDPAAHSLDVPGARLYYERRGSGPLLLLLGSPMDSARFAGLARALADRHTVVTYDPRGIGNSTREDATSDLTPEQQADDVRRLLEALDGGPVDVFASSGGAVVGLALVTAHPDLVRTLVAHEPPVVDVLADRAQVHAQVEHIYDTYRTHGPERAKAMHVYMVHAGVAAPPTTRTSTPPREPSTEERDRKRAKTHVYYAHLLRPTTRYRPDIEKLCAASTRIVIGCGATSKGQLASRAAVALAARLGVSPVEFPGDHLGFVPLPEECAEVLHHVLQETP